The genomic region GTCTCGGCCTTCGACGTTGCCGACGAAGTTGATTTGCCCTTCGCCTCGCAGGAGCTTGTTGGCCTCTTTCGTGACGTCGTTGCCCTTGGCCTCTTCCTCGCCGACGGAGATCAGGCCGACACGCGGCAGCTCGACGCCGCAGACCGCCCGGCTGTAGGCGGCGGCCATGATGGCGTAGTGGAGCAGGTGATGCGGCTGCGGGTCGACGTTGGCTCCGGCGTCACACATGACGACCGGGCCGTGGAAGGTCGGGATGACGACCGCGATGCCGGGCCTCGCGACGCCCTTGAGCGTCCGCATGCGAAGCTGGCTCGCTGCGACGCACGCGCCGGTGTTGCCGGCTGACAGAAAGACGTCGGCCTTGCCGTCGGCAACGAGTCTGGCGGCAACGGCGATGGAGCTGTTGCGTTTGCCGCGGATCGCCTCGACGGGCGACTCGTCCATCGCGATGACCTCGGTCGTCGGCACGATCTCGAGCCGGGCGTCATCGATGCCCGCTGCTTTGATGCCGGCCTCGATCGTCGCTTCGTCGCCGACGAGGATGAGTTTGTCCTGTTCGCCCAGTTCCGGCAGGCTGGCGAAGCAGCCGGCGAGGATGCAATCCGGTGCATGGTCACCGCCCATGACGTCGACGGCGGCG from Planctomycetota bacterium harbors:
- the plsX gene encoding phosphate acyltransferase PlsX, coding for MADATDQSVAGMTAAVDVMGGDHAPDCILAGCFASLPELGEQDKLILVGDEATIEAGIKAAGIDDARLEIVPTTEVIAMDESPVEAIRGKRNSSIAVAARLVADGKADVFLSAGNTGACVAASQLRMRTLKGVARPGIAVVIPTFHGPVVMCDAGANVDPQPHHLLHYAIMAAAYSRAVCGVELPRVGLISVGEEEAKGNDVTKEANKLLRGEGQINFVGNVEGRDFFNGVADVVVCDGFVGNVMLKSFEGLFDGLFRTVFFELGENAPELVAPFKQIMGKIKRRHDWQEYGGAPLLGVNGYTLIAHGASDARTIHNAIRASKRLVESEVNARIVNHIAQSPTA